From the Paramormyrops kingsleyae isolate MSU_618 chromosome 7, PKINGS_0.4, whole genome shotgun sequence genome, one window contains:
- the rpl17 gene encoding large ribosomal subunit protein uL22 — protein MVRYSLDPENPTKSCKARGSNLRVHFKNTRETAQAIKGMHIRKATKFLKDVMIKHQCVPFRRYNGGVGRCAQAKQWDWTQGRWPKKSAEFLLHMLKNAESNAELKGLDVDSLVIEHIQVNKAPKMRRRTYRAHGRINPYMSSPCHIEMILTEKEQIVPKPEEEIAQKKKVSQKKLKKQKLMARE, from the exons ATGGTCCGCTACTCGCTCGACCCCGAGAACCCGACTAAGT CGTGCAAGGCCAGGGGGTCCAATCTCCGGGTTCACTTCAAG AACACCCGTGAGACCGCCCAGGCTATCAAAGGCATGcacatccgcaaagccaccaagtTTTTGAAAGATGTAATGATTAAACACCAGTGTGTTCCTTTCCGTCGCTACAATGGGGGTGTCGGCAGGTGTGCCCAG gcCAAGCAGTGGGACTGGACACAAGGTCGCTGGCCCAAGAAAAGTGCGGAGTTTCTCCTGCATATGTTGAAGAACGCGGAGAGCAATGCCGAGCTCAAG GGGCTCGATGTGGACTCCCTGGTCATCGAGCACATCCAGGTCAACAAGGCCCCCAAGATGCGCAGGCGAACCTACCGCGCTCATGGCCGTATCAACCCCTACATGAGTTCCCCCTGTCATATCGAGATGATCCTCACTGAGAAGGAGCAGATTGTTCCGAAGCCTGAGGAGGAGATTGCTCAGAAGAAAAAG GTTTCCCAGAAGAAGCTGAAGAAGCAGAAGCTGATGGCACGGGAATAa